The Rhinolophus ferrumequinum isolate MPI-CBG mRhiFer1 chromosome 6, mRhiFer1_v1.p, whole genome shotgun sequence genome has a window encoding:
- the CCNK gene encoding cyclin-K: MKENKENSSPSVTSANLDHTKPCWYWDKKDLAHTPSQLEGLDPATEARYRREGARFIFDVGTRLGLHYDTLATGIIYFHRFYMFHSFKQFPRYVTGACCLFLAGKVEETPKKCKDIIKTARSLLNDVQFGQFGDDPKEEVMVLERILLQTIKFDLQVEHPYQFLLKYAKQLKGDKNKIQKLVQMAWTFVNDSLCTTLSLQWEPEIIAVAVMYLAGRLCKFEIQEWTSKPMYRRWWEQFVQDVPVDVLEDICHQILDLYSQGKQQMPHHTPHQLQQPPPLHPPPPVPQVPQSQLPQGSEPPQPQQKDSQPSAPPPPQPAPPPKKPSPQPSPPRQVKRAAVVSPKEENKAAEPPPPKISKIETTHPPLPPAHPPPDRKPPLSAALGEAEPPGPVDASDLPKVQIPPPAHPAPVHQPPPLPHRPPPPPPSSYITGMSTTSSYMSGEGYQSLQSMMKTEGPSYGALPPAYGPPAHLPYHPHVYPPNPPPPPVPPPPASFPPPAIPPPTPGYPPPPPTYNPNFPPPRLPPTHAVPPHPPPGLGLPPASYPPPSVPPGGQPPVPPPIPPPGMPPVGGLGRAAWMR; encoded by the exons atgaaggagaataaagaaaattcaagCCCTTCAGTAACCTCAGCAAACCTGGACCACACAAAACCATGTTGGTACTGGGATAAGAAAGACTTGGCCCATACACCCTCGCAATTGGAAGGACTCGACCCAGCCACTGAGGCCCGGTACCGCCGAGAGGGGGCTCGGTTCATCTTTGATGTGGGCACGCGTTTGGGACT CCACTATGATACCCTGGCAACTGGAATAATTTATTTCCATCGCTTCTATATGTTTCATTCCTTCAAGCAATTCCCAAGATAT GTCACAGGAGCTTGTTGTCTCTTTCTGGCTGGGAAAGTAGAAGAAACACcgaaaaaatgtaaagatatcaTCAAAACAGCTCGTAGTTTATTAAATGATGTACAGTTTGGCCAGTTTGGAGATGACCCGAAG GAAGAAGTGATGGTTCTGGAGAGAATCTTACTACAGACTATAAAGTTTGATTTACAGGTGGAGCATCCATACCAATTCCTACTCAAATATGCAAAACAACTCAAAG gtgataaaaacaaaattcaaaagttgGTTCAAATGGCATGGACATTTGTAAATGACAG TCTGTGTACGACCTTGTCACTGCAGTGGGAGCCAGAGATCATAGCAGTGGCAGTGATGTATCTCGCAGGACGTTTGTGCAAATTTGAAATACAAGAATGGACCTCGAAACCCATGTACCGGAGGTGGTGGGAGCAGTTTGTGCAGGACGTCCCTGTGGACGTGCTGGAAG ACATCTGCCACCAAATCCTGGATCTGTACTCACAAGGAAAACAGCAGATGCCTCATCACACGCCCCATCAGCTGCAGCAGCCCCCGCCGCTCCATCCCCCCCCACCAGTGCCACAAGTGCCACAGTCACAGCTGCCTCAAGGCTCCGAACCGCCCCAGCCCCAGCAGAAGGACTCCCAGCCGTCAGCCCCGCCACCACCGCAGCCGGCCCCGCCACCCAAGAAGCCATCCCCACAGCCTAGTCCTCCCCGCCAAGTGAAGCGAGCCGCG gtCGTTTCTCccaaagaagagaacaaagcagcag AACCACCACCACCTAAAATCTCCAAAATTGAGACCACTCACCCTCCATTGCCTCCGGCCCACCCACCGCCAG ACCGGAAGCCTCCCCTCTCAGCGGCCTTGGGCGAGGCCGAGCCGCCGGGCCCTGTGGATGCCAGTGACCTCCCCAAAGTCCAGATTCCTCCTCCGGCCCACCCCGCCCCCGTGCACCAGCCCCCGCCGCTGCCACACcggccgccgccaccgccgccctCCAGCTACATAACCGGGATGTCCACCACCAGCTCCTACATGTCTGGGGAGGGCTACCAGAGCCTGCAGTCCATGATGAAGACGGAGGGCCCCTCGTACGGCGCCCTGCCCCCCGCCTACGGGCCACCAGCTCACCTGCCCTACCACCCCCACGTctacccccccaacccccccccaccgccagtgccccctcccccagcctccttccccccacccgcCATCCCGCCCCCCACTCCTGGCTaccctccacctccccccacctaCAACCCCAACTTCCCACCCCCACGCCTGCCCCCTACCCACGCCGTCCCGCCTCACCCTCCTCCAGGCCTGGGCCTGCCACCAGCTAGCTACCCACCTCCATCCGTCCCCCCTGGAGGACAGCCGCCTGTGCccccccccatccccccacccggCATGCCTCCAGTTGGGGGGCTGGGACGGGCAGCCTGGATGAGATAA